In Planctomycetia bacterium, one DNA window encodes the following:
- a CDS encoding tetratricopeptide repeat protein, producing MPNVPLPALMALSALIGLTASADAKEKQIVTVSYVVGPEKGPPEGITTVAVIDAGVSSIDGIKGNARERKWAGIAADLLEAMLQDGAAKAASSSHKLTVVQRRATKAILDEQDLQLVGIVEGDAAARAGKLLSVDGLIMSRININIDVQKRTRSQIDWGRMLGGALGGPPPAPRDVRYRRGPGPFRGRLGGGGGPGLPTREIEEISRSLTVQCSFSLVDAVTGKSVLHHAPPVFQKTDKKSPDFFFGQFIEAGDLDPVDHFIGELVERAARDFASRLVPVTVEQTYEIIGRGKYGEQAVRALRGDNFREAIALFEKEYQKEPDEPDTVFALAVTCELANEYEQALKWYQTLVSMKEADEDDLPMYLDAKKRLTAHIGRILRSAPREIPPNGETASGEENRQPQP from the coding sequence ATGCCCAATGTTCCACTCCCGGCCCTGATGGCCCTGTCCGCGTTGATCGGGCTGACCGCATCGGCGGATGCCAAGGAGAAACAAATCGTGACCGTCTCGTACGTGGTCGGTCCGGAGAAGGGTCCGCCCGAGGGGATCACGACGGTGGCGGTGATCGACGCGGGGGTGTCGAGCATTGACGGGATCAAAGGCAACGCGCGCGAGCGGAAATGGGCGGGGATCGCTGCGGACCTGCTGGAGGCGATGTTGCAGGACGGCGCGGCGAAAGCGGCTTCATCGAGTCACAAGCTGACGGTCGTGCAGCGCCGCGCGACGAAGGCGATCCTCGATGAGCAGGACCTGCAACTGGTCGGCATCGTCGAGGGCGACGCCGCGGCGCGCGCGGGCAAGCTGCTTTCGGTGGACGGCCTCATCATGAGCCGGATCAACATCAACATCGACGTGCAGAAGCGCACCAGGTCGCAGATCGACTGGGGTCGAATGCTCGGCGGCGCGCTGGGCGGTCCGCCGCCGGCGCCGCGCGACGTGCGGTATCGTCGCGGTCCGGGTCCGTTTCGCGGGCGGCTGGGAGGAGGAGGCGGTCCCGGTCTTCCGACGCGCGAGATCGAGGAGATCAGCCGCAGCCTGACGGTGCAGTGTTCGTTCAGTTTGGTCGATGCGGTGACGGGCAAGAGCGTGCTGCACCATGCGCCGCCGGTGTTTCAAAAGACGGATAAGAAATCGCCGGATTTCTTTTTCGGTCAGTTCATTGAGGCGGGCGACCTCGATCCGGTGGATCACTTCATCGGTGAGCTGGTGGAGCGGGCGGCGCGGGATTTCGCCAGCCGACTGGTGCCGGTGACGGTGGAGCAGACTTATGAGATCATCGGGCGCGGCAAGTACGGCGAGCAGGCGGTGCGGGCCTTGCGCGGCGACAACTTCCGCGAGGCGATCGCTCTCTTTGAGAAGGAATACCAGAAGGAACCGGACGAACCGGACACGGTCTTCGCGCTGGCCGTGACGTGCGAGCTGGCAAACGAATACGAGCAGGCGCTGAAATGGTATCAGACGCTCGTATCAATGAAGGAAGCGGACGAGGATGACTTGCCGATGTACCTCGACGCGAAAAAGCGGCTGACGGCGCACATCGGGCGGATCCTTCGCAGCGCACCCAGGGAGATTCCGCCAAACGGCGAAACGGCATCGGGCGAAGAAAACCGGCAACCACAGCCGTGA
- a CDS encoding TlpA family protein disulfide reductase, whose amino-acid sequence MQDKYASRGFTILAVNAWNEPKDMVQEFAKKNSLNYPILLDGKQVFRDDYGGKSIPHSFLLDKQGQIVWSQIGWGDEMTEVLEKKIEELLAK is encoded by the coding sequence TTGCAGGATAAGTACGCATCGCGCGGGTTTACCATCCTGGCCGTCAATGCGTGGAATGAACCGAAAGACATGGTTCAGGAGTTCGCGAAAAAGAACAGCCTGAACTACCCCATCCTTCTCGACGGCAAACAGGTCTTCCGCGACGACTACGGCGGCAAGTCGATTCCGCACTCGTTCCTGCTTGACAAGCAGGGGCAGATTGTCTGGTCGCAGATCGGCTGGGGCGACGAGATGACGGAAGTACTGGAAAAAAAGATCGAGGAATTGCTGGCAAAATAA
- a CDS encoding pantoate--beta-alanine ligase — translation MQVVPSATALRDAVAAARAGGRTIGFVPTMGALHAGHVSLIDRCRADGCFTVVSIFVNPTQFGPNEDLSRYPRTYEADRAACERAGVDVLFAPTTDEMYPAGEQTRVRPGKLADALCGPFRPGHFEGVCTVVAKLLNIVQPDFAYFGQKDAQQALIIRRLVIDLAMPVRIVTCPIVRDADGLALSSRNAMLSPAERGQALALYRALCAGRDALLRGEASIGRIIAAMRNTVVQSAGSVVIDYLSLVDPETLEPITLPCRRVLIAGAIRLGGVRLIDNLTVEIPPPTP, via the coding sequence ATGCAAGTTGTACCCTCCGCCACCGCTCTTCGAGACGCCGTCGCCGCCGCACGCGCGGGCGGGCGCACGATCGGCTTCGTGCCGACCATGGGCGCGCTGCATGCCGGGCATGTCAGCCTGATCGATCGCTGCCGGGCCGATGGCTGCTTCACCGTCGTGAGCATCTTCGTGAATCCGACGCAGTTCGGGCCGAATGAAGACTTGAGTAGATATCCGCGGACGTACGAGGCCGATCGCGCGGCTTGTGAGCGCGCCGGGGTCGATGTCCTCTTCGCGCCAACCACCGATGAAATGTACCCCGCCGGTGAGCAGACGCGCGTGCGGCCGGGCAAGCTGGCCGATGCACTGTGTGGTCCGTTTCGACCGGGGCACTTCGAGGGCGTCTGCACGGTCGTCGCCAAGCTGCTCAACATCGTGCAACCCGATTTCGCCTATTTCGGGCAAAAGGACGCCCAGCAGGCACTGATCATCCGCCGCCTGGTGATCGACCTCGCCATGCCGGTGCGGATCGTAACGTGCCCGATCGTTCGAGATGCCGACGGTCTGGCGCTGTCCAGCCGAAACGCGATGCTGTCGCCCGCGGAGCGCGGGCAGGCGCTGGCATTGTATCGCGCGCTGTGTGCCGGGCGCGATGCGCTTCTCCGAGGCGAGGCATCCATCGGCCGAATCATCGCCGCCATGCGAAATACGGTGGTGCAATCCGCGGGGTCAGTCGTGATCGACTACTTGAGCCTCGTGGATCCTGAAACACTGGAGCCGATCACCCTGCCCTGCCGGCGTGTGCTGATCGCCGGAGCGATTCGTCTCGGCGGCGTGAGATTAATCGACAATCTCACCGTGGAAATCCCGCCGCCGACCCCATAG
- a CDS encoding prolipoprotein diacylglyceryl transferase, with the protein MYPTLFKIPFLPDWLADVKSYGVMLMVAFLTGIWMACRRADRSQANADTVLNIGFLSLICGVAGARIMFVWHYWDSRFANTPNPLAAVFDLRSGGLEFWGGPLLVIPVLIIYLRRFAKASVRWYLDITAPSLAWGLAVTRIGCFLNGCCWGAACVDHTDPARERAEVPWAVHFPYGSPAMVQQFKFGQLTIPKELITVDRAGESTPFYVEYLKLAAADNGKTYAALNDRLTAARQALARPEIAADPNKLARANDEVQAATRALQDFTQSNPIGAVERHARRFGLTAAQLWEMAQHYHSKPAHPTQLYETISASIICLVLTLLFYYRERHGIVLGWFLMLYSVSRILNESIRQDNPLDSMGLTISQFISIGTFITGLAWVVVVHTAFPKFSPRAVPFVYPADPSPQPATR; encoded by the coding sequence ATGTATCCCACGCTCTTCAAGATTCCCTTCCTTCCCGACTGGCTGGCCGACGTCAAGAGTTACGGCGTCATGCTCATGGTCGCGTTCCTGACCGGCATCTGGATGGCGTGTCGGCGCGCGGATCGGTCGCAGGCCAACGCCGACACGGTGCTGAACATCGGCTTTCTCTCGCTGATCTGCGGCGTGGCCGGCGCGCGGATCATGTTTGTATGGCACTACTGGGATTCGCGCTTCGCGAACACCCCCAACCCGCTGGCGGCGGTGTTCGATCTGCGCTCCGGCGGGCTGGAGTTCTGGGGCGGGCCGCTGCTGGTGATTCCGGTTCTAATTATCTATCTGCGTCGTTTTGCGAAGGCGTCGGTCCGGTGGTACCTCGATATCACGGCCCCCTCGCTGGCGTGGGGTCTCGCGGTCACTCGGATCGGCTGCTTTTTGAATGGCTGCTGCTGGGGCGCGGCCTGCGTCGATCACACCGATCCGGCGCGCGAGCGGGCCGAGGTGCCGTGGGCGGTTCATTTCCCCTACGGCAGCCCGGCGATGGTGCAGCAATTCAAGTTCGGGCAACTGACGATTCCCAAGGAACTGATCACGGTGGATCGCGCGGGTGAATCGACGCCCTTCTACGTCGAGTACCTCAAGCTCGCCGCGGCGGACAACGGCAAGACCTACGCGGCCCTGAACGACCGCCTGACCGCTGCTCGTCAAGCGTTGGCGCGGCCCGAGATCGCGGCGGATCCAAACAAGCTCGCCCGGGCCAACGACGAAGTGCAGGCCGCGACCCGCGCCTTGCAGGACTTCACACAGTCCAACCCGATCGGCGCGGTCGAGCGCCACGCGCGGCGGTTTGGTCTCACGGCGGCCCAGCTCTGGGAGATGGCGCAGCATTATCATTCCAAGCCGGCGCATCCCACGCAACTGTACGAGACCATCTCGGCGTCGATTATCTGTCTCGTGTTAACGCTGCTTTTCTACTATCGCGAGCGGCACGGGATCGTGCTCGGATGGTTCCTGATGCTCTATTCCGTTTCGCGGATACTGAACGAGTCGATTCGTCAGGATAACCCGCTGGATTCGATGGGCCTGACGATTTCACAATTCATCAGCATCGGTACGTTCATCACCGGGTTGGCGTGGGTGGTGGTGGTGCACACGGCGTTCCCGAAGTTCAGCCCGCGGGCTGTGCCGTTTGTCTATCCCGCCGATCCTTCGCCGCAACCCGCGACGCGATGA